In Candidatus Polarisedimenticolia bacterium, one DNA window encodes the following:
- the tadA gene encoding tRNA adenosine(34) deaminase TadA encodes MSGNALDTLRMREALRMARDAGARGEVPIGAVLASEEKVFARAANATLHLNDPTAHAEILALRRGAKHLGNHRLTELTLYVTLEPCLMCLGAMIQARIARCVFGAADPKVGATSVLTLPGVRRGVNHSFPIVGGCEALPAAELLQHFFRARRVKR; translated from the coding sequence ATGAGCGGAAACGCCCTGGACACCCTCCGGATGCGGGAAGCGCTGAGGATGGCGCGCGACGCCGGGGCGCGCGGCGAGGTGCCGATCGGCGCCGTGCTGGCCTCCGAAGAAAAGGTCTTCGCGCGCGCCGCCAATGCCACCCTGCACCTCAATGATCCTACCGCCCACGCCGAAATCCTCGCCCTGCGCCGGGGTGCGAAACATCTGGGAAATCATCGTCTTACGGAGCTGACGCTCTACGTGACGCTGGAGCCCTGCCTGATGTGTCTGGGAGCCATGATCCAGGCGCGCATCGCCCGCTGCGTCTTCGGGGCAGCCGATCCGAAAGTCGGCGCGACGTCGGTCCTGACGCTGCCCGGAGTACGGCGCGGAGTCAACCACTCCTTCCCAATCGTCGGCGGCTGCGAGGCGCTCCCCGCCGCCGAGCTGCTGCAGCATTTCTTCCGGGCCCGCCGGGTAAAGCGCTGA
- a CDS encoding PPC domain-containing protein, with protein MTLHPGLRVFLFGCIVTIMFCGSAGANWVATGTFRYQDREFDQEGYTGALPVLPVRFAKVEIRDMNTNGGQQLLATGATDLGGNFSINVIDASTKTRSIIARVISDSSPVAGLYLIVTNVNGTATPYAVSSAAINHSNPNLNLNLGVTLAVMGAGGEVFNLYDVAYNSLDYLRYLNGAYPGASLPLSVRWETFSGNTVTQYLPGGEIKVGDPAAYSDTVVAHESGHYAREVYSATDSPGGTHRLSNCNQDLRLAWEEGWATYFGQAVRRHFILPNPHLYVKMTAAPGAGNLDFYFDVETEVPFSCDGAASEVTVYAALWDVIDSATTPDESPGTDEAWDFMGSPETMVWNVMKNYVRTSTNRTLEDFWDGWFQLGQGNLPFMQEVFEHHIVDYVETATEPNETAPAAVAIPTNGFPMSETYFRNQGNGSGTADVDYFKFDAMVGTTYAIETRNLVSDANTSLVVYAPDGVSQLAANDDVTPGIKSSLINFIAPSTATYYVKSFHGPGWGIYGSYEISVTANVSTAGGGKAPPPSPGPRILHVPTDVEAAR; from the coding sequence ATGACCCTCCATCCGGGCCTCCGGGTCTTCCTGTTCGGCTGCATCGTCACCATCATGTTCTGCGGCTCCGCCGGGGCCAACTGGGTCGCCACCGGGACCTTCCGCTACCAGGACCGGGAATTCGACCAGGAGGGGTATACCGGGGCGCTGCCGGTGCTTCCCGTCCGCTTCGCGAAGGTCGAGATCCGCGACATGAACACCAACGGGGGCCAGCAGCTGCTGGCGACCGGCGCCACCGATCTGGGTGGGAATTTCTCCATCAACGTGATCGACGCCAGCACCAAGACCCGCAGCATCATCGCCCGGGTCATCAGCGACTCTTCCCCCGTCGCGGGACTCTACCTCATCGTCACCAACGTGAACGGGACGGCGACTCCCTACGCCGTGTCGAGCGCCGCCATCAATCACAGCAATCCGAACCTCAATCTGAACCTGGGCGTCACCCTCGCGGTGATGGGCGCCGGCGGCGAAGTGTTCAACCTCTATGACGTCGCCTACAACAGCCTCGATTACCTGAGGTACCTCAACGGCGCCTATCCGGGCGCGTCCCTGCCGCTGTCGGTGCGTTGGGAGACTTTCAGCGGCAACACCGTGACGCAGTATCTCCCCGGCGGCGAGATCAAGGTGGGCGATCCGGCCGCCTACAGCGACACGGTCGTCGCCCACGAATCGGGCCATTACGCCCGCGAGGTCTACTCCGCGACCGACAGCCCCGGCGGCACCCATCGTCTCAGCAACTGCAACCAGGATCTGCGTCTCGCCTGGGAGGAAGGGTGGGCCACTTATTTCGGGCAGGCGGTGCGCAGGCACTTCATCCTGCCGAACCCCCATCTCTACGTGAAGATGACGGCGGCGCCCGGGGCGGGCAACCTCGATTTCTATTTCGACGTCGAGACGGAAGTCCCGTTCAGCTGCGACGGCGCGGCGAGCGAGGTGACCGTGTACGCGGCGCTTTGGGACGTGATCGATTCGGCCACCACGCCGGACGAATCCCCCGGGACGGACGAGGCCTGGGACTTCATGGGTTCTCCCGAGACGATGGTCTGGAACGTGATGAAGAACTACGTCCGGACTTCCACCAACCGGACGCTGGAGGATTTCTGGGACGGCTGGTTCCAGCTGGGGCAGGGAAACCTCCCCTTCATGCAGGAGGTCTTCGAGCACCACATCGTGGATTATGTCGAGACTGCCACCGAGCCGAACGAGACGGCGCCCGCCGCCGTGGCGATCCCGACCAACGGGTTCCCGATGAGCGAGACCTACTTCAGGAACCAGGGGAACGGCTCCGGGACGGCCGACGTCGATTACTTCAAGTTCGATGCGATGGTCGGCACCACCTATGCCATCGAGACGCGCAACCTGGTCAGCGACGCCAACACCTCGCTGGTGGTCTATGCTCCCGACGGCGTCTCACAGCTGGCGGCCAACGACGACGTCACTCCCGGAATCAAGTCCTCGCTCATCAACTTCATCGCGCCGTCGACCGCCACTTATTACGTCAAGTCCTTCCATGGCCCGGGCTGGGGCATTTACGGCTCCTACGAGATCTCGGTGACCGCCAACGTCAGCACCGCCGGCGGCGGCAAAGCCCCTCCTCCTTCGCCCGGACCGCGCATCCTGCACGTCCCCACCGACGTCGAGGCGGCCCGCTAG